A genomic region of Pelodiscus sinensis isolate JC-2024 chromosome 19, ASM4963464v1, whole genome shotgun sequence contains the following coding sequences:
- the SPMIP11 gene encoding sperm microtubule inner protein 11 isoform X2, whose translation MAFFGLTYLGYQEPFREKKLALKTPDAAGPKPLRGGLFHPSLPPIGPGRLDGTVHQGSHDRYREAVTHRWLQRTPNQVFRVPMTCAQDSGWWLPRDPAVRAEEATPWMTVQRVPLIRSPMTRFVDSMGLSNPHFSLF comes from the exons ATGGCTTTCTTTGGATTAACCTACCTGGGGTACCAGGAGCCCTTTCGGGAGAAAAAGCTGGCGTTAAAAACACCTGATGCAGCAG GGCCGAAGCCACTCAGAGGGGGATTATTTCACCCATCGCTCCCCCCCATCGGCCCTGGGCGCTTGGATGGCACGGTGCACCAGGGCAGCCACGACCGCTATCGAGAGGCTGTGACGCACCGTTGGCTCCAGAGAA CTCCCAACCAAGTGTTCAGGGTCCCTATGACCTGTGCACAAGATAGCGGCTGGTGGTTGCCCAGGGATCCTGCAGTTCGAGCAGAGGAGGCCACCCCCTGGATGACAGTGCAGAGGGTTCCCTTGATAAGGAGCCCCATGACCAG GTTCGTGGACAGCATGGGCCTGAGCAACCCCCATTTCAGCCTGTTCTGA
- the SPMIP11 gene encoding sperm microtubule inner protein 11 isoform X1, with the protein MAFFGLTYLGYQEPFREKKLALKTPDAAGPKPLRGGLFHPSLPPIGPGRLDGTVHQGSHDRYREAVTHRWLQRTPNQVFRVPMTCAQDSGWWLPRDPAVRAEEATPWMTVQRVPLIRSPMTRLATQHPPPEVTCQLRCSPTLQTPPKQRSSRFVDSMGLSNPHFSLF; encoded by the exons ATGGCTTTCTTTGGATTAACCTACCTGGGGTACCAGGAGCCCTTTCGGGAGAAAAAGCTGGCGTTAAAAACACCTGATGCAGCAG GGCCGAAGCCACTCAGAGGGGGATTATTTCACCCATCGCTCCCCCCCATCGGCCCTGGGCGCTTGGATGGCACGGTGCACCAGGGCAGCCACGACCGCTATCGAGAGGCTGTGACGCACCGTTGGCTCCAGAGAA CTCCCAACCAAGTGTTCAGGGTCCCTATGACCTGTGCACAAGATAGCGGCTGGTGGTTGCCCAGGGATCCTGCAGTTCGAGCAGAGGAGGCCACCCCCTGGATGACAGTGCAGAGGGTTCCCTTGATAAGGAGCCCCATGACCAG GTTAGCAACACAGCACCCACCCCCAGAGGTCACCTGCCAGCTCAGATGCTCGCCCACTTTGCAGACTCCCCCAAAGCAGCGGAGCAGCAG GTTCGTGGACAGCATGGGCCTGAGCAACCCCCATTTCAGCCTGTTCTGA
- the CCNT1 gene encoding cyclin-T1 isoform X2, translating into MEASVSGGAGGGGGAGKRWYFSREQLERSPSRRAGLDPDKELSYRQQAANLLQDMGQRLNVSQLTINTAIVYVHRFYMVQSFTQFHRNSVAPAALFLAAKVEEQPRKLEHVIKVAHACLHPLDTPPDTRSEAYLQQAQDLVILESIILQTLGFEITIDHPHTHVVKCTQLVRASKDLAQTSYFMATNSLHLTTFSLQYTPPVVACVCIHLACKWSNWEIPVSTDGKHWWEYVDGTVTLELLDELTHEFLQILEKTPNRLKRIRNWRASQAAKKSKADDQGDEECLSEQTILSMISRNNSDMNIAGLMSMSTSSTAGAGPPLSSAEDSPSDLSSTDMLPSEHWLSHHPPHKLEAGQVHRTNESSAATDHPLQQDGATYQKQSKSAPSAKVSLKEYRAKHAEELAAQKRQLENMEANVRSQYAYAAQNLLVQQQREREVQQENNPSPVILKIPTGSSESTERPPSEKGDKASALKLRIPAAGGGGDRPLSSKPEEIKMRIKVPTASDRHSSSDESSGKSREHKEKHKAHLSNHHHHNHHSHKHLHVQPAAGASGAGGKRLGDSKHSSQQSTLAHKSFSLSGASRKRPLLEEASAATHEHQPKISKSSKVAGMQFSFAHLPGSAQLPGHSLDAGGLPFPQASKARGTHGKSDKGPTGANGHNTNQAIDYQDTVNMLHSLLSAQGMQPTQPPAFDFAHSYGEYLNPRAPGSSRVANTDKPRPPPLPSEPPPPLPPLPK; encoded by the exons ATGGAGGCCTCAGTGAGCGGAGGggccggcggcggcggcggcgcggggaAGCGCTGGTACTTCAGCCGCGAGCAGCTGGAGCGCAGCCCCTCCCGGCGCGCCGGGCTCGACCCGGACAAGGAGCTCTCGTACCGGCAGCAGGCGGCCAACCTGCTGCAGGACATGGGCCAGCGCCTCAACGT CTCTCAGCTGACCATCAATACAGCTATCGTGTATGTGCACCGGTTCTACATGGTTCAGTCCTTCACCCAGTTTCACCGCAAC TCTGTGGCACCAGCAGCTCTGTTCTTGGCAGCCAAGGTGGAGGAACAGCCTCGTAAGCTGGAGCATGTAATCAAGGTAGCACACGCATGCCTGCATCCTCTGGACACCCCTCCAGACACTAGGAGCGAG GCTTACCTGCAGCAAGCCCAAGACCTGGTCATTCTAGAGAGCATTATACTGCAGACCCTGG GGTTTGAGATCACTATTGATCACCCCCATACACATGTGGTGAAGTGCACACAGCTTGTGCGAG CCAGCAAGGATTTGGCACAAACTTCCTACTTCATGGCGACCAACAG CCTGCACCTGACCACCTTCAGCCTGCAGTACACCCCTCCCGTTGTGGCCTGCGTCTGTATCCACCTGGCTTGTAAGTGGTCCAACTGGGAGATCCCAGTCTCCACGGACGGGAAGCACTGGTGGGAATACGTTGATGGCACTGTAACTCTGGAGCTCTTAGACG AGCTGACTCATGAATTCCTGCAGATTCTTGAGAAGACTCCCAACCGGCTCAAACGCATCCGCAACTGGCGG GCCTCCCAAGCAGCCAAGAAATCCAAAGCGGACGATCAAGGAGATGAGGAGTGCCTCTCGGAGCAAACTATTCTCAGCATGATCTCCAGGAACAATTCTGACATGAACATCGCAGGCTTAATGAGTATGTCAACTTCCTCTACTGCAGGAGCCGGGCCTCCCCTCTCATCTGCGGAGGACTCTCCTAGTGATCTGAGCAGTACTGATATGTTGCCGTCAGAGCACTGGTTGTCCCACCATCCTCCacacaagctggaggctggccaGGTTCATAGGACTAACGAAAGCTCAGCAGCCACTGATCatcctctgcagcaggatggcgCGACTTACCAGAAGCAGAGCAAGAGCGCACCCTCTGCAAAGGTGTCGTTGAAGGAATACCGCGCCAAGCACGCTGAAGAGCTGGCCGCGCAGAAGAGGCAGCTGGAGAACATGGAGGCCAATGTGCGGTCTCAGTATGCCTATGCCGCACAGAATCTCCTGGTccagcagcagagggagagggaagtcCAGCAGGAAAACAACCCTTCCCCAGTCATCCTGAAGATCCCCACCGGCAGCTCTGAAAGCACAGAGCGGCCTCCTTCGGAAAAGGGCGACAAGGCCTCTGCTCTGAAGCTGAGGATCCCTgcggcaggcgggggaggggacagaccaCTCTCCTCCAAACCAGAGGAGATCAAAATGCGTATCAAGGTGCCGACTGCCTCGGATCGACACAGCTCCTCAGACGAGAGCAGCGGGAAGAGCCGGGAGCACAAGGAGAAACACAAGGCTCACTTGTCCAACCACCACCATCACAATCATCACTCACACAAACACTTGCATGtgcagcctgcagctggggccagtggtgctgggggcaAGCGACTAGGAGACTCTAAAcacagcagccagcagagcacTTTGGCCCATAAAAGCTTCAGCTTGTCTGGGGCCTCTCGGAAGAGGCCTCTCCTGGAAGAGGCGTCAGCTGCTACACATGAGCACCAGCCAAAAATCAGTAAAAGCTCCAAAGTGGCTGGCATGCAGTTCTCCTTCGCCCACCTCCCCGGGTcagcccagcttcctgggcaCAGCTTGGATGCAGGCGGCCTCCCATTCCCCCAGGCCAGCAAAGCCAGGGGGACCCATGGGAAATCGGACAAAGGCCCCACAGGGGCCAATGGGCACAACACAAACCAGGCCATTGACTACCAGGATACAGTCAACATGCTTCACTCGCTGCTGAGTGCCCAGGGCATGCAACCCACCCAGCCCCCGGCTTTCGACTTCGCCCACTCGTATGGCGAGTACTTGAATCCAAGGGCCCCTGGGAGCTCCAGAGTGGCCAACACGGACAAGCCCCGACCGCCTCCACTGCCctcagaaccccctcccccactccctcccttgCCCAAGTAA
- the CCNT1 gene encoding cyclin-T1 isoform X1: MEASVSGGAGGGGGAGKRWYFSREQLERSPSRRAGLDPDKELSYRQQAANLLQDMGQRLNVSQLTINTAIVYVHRFYMVQSFTQFHRNSVAPAALFLAAKVEEQPRKLEHVIKVAHACLHPLDTPPDTRSEPFITGTECPTLLKGRSFIQEPKLVENDEKAYLQQAQDLVILESIILQTLGFEITIDHPHTHVVKCTQLVRASKDLAQTSYFMATNSLHLTTFSLQYTPPVVACVCIHLACKWSNWEIPVSTDGKHWWEYVDGTVTLELLDELTHEFLQILEKTPNRLKRIRNWRASQAAKKSKADDQGDEECLSEQTILSMISRNNSDMNIAGLMSMSTSSTAGAGPPLSSAEDSPSDLSSTDMLPSEHWLSHHPPHKLEAGQVHRTNESSAATDHPLQQDGATYQKQSKSAPSAKVSLKEYRAKHAEELAAQKRQLENMEANVRSQYAYAAQNLLVQQQREREVQQENNPSPVILKIPTGSSESTERPPSEKGDKASALKLRIPAAGGGGDRPLSSKPEEIKMRIKVPTASDRHSSSDESSGKSREHKEKHKAHLSNHHHHNHHSHKHLHVQPAAGASGAGGKRLGDSKHSSQQSTLAHKSFSLSGASRKRPLLEEASAATHEHQPKISKSSKVAGMQFSFAHLPGSAQLPGHSLDAGGLPFPQASKARGTHGKSDKGPTGANGHNTNQAIDYQDTVNMLHSLLSAQGMQPTQPPAFDFAHSYGEYLNPRAPGSSRVANTDKPRPPPLPSEPPPPLPPLPK; the protein is encoded by the exons ATGGAGGCCTCAGTGAGCGGAGGggccggcggcggcggcggcgcggggaAGCGCTGGTACTTCAGCCGCGAGCAGCTGGAGCGCAGCCCCTCCCGGCGCGCCGGGCTCGACCCGGACAAGGAGCTCTCGTACCGGCAGCAGGCGGCCAACCTGCTGCAGGACATGGGCCAGCGCCTCAACGT CTCTCAGCTGACCATCAATACAGCTATCGTGTATGTGCACCGGTTCTACATGGTTCAGTCCTTCACCCAGTTTCACCGCAAC TCTGTGGCACCAGCAGCTCTGTTCTTGGCAGCCAAGGTGGAGGAACAGCCTCGTAAGCTGGAGCATGTAATCAAGGTAGCACACGCATGCCTGCATCCTCTGGACACCCCTCCAGACACTAGGAGCGAG CCCTTCATAACTGGAACTGAGTGTCCAACCCTGCTGAAAGGGAGAAGCTTTATCCAGGAGCCAAAGCTTGTAGAAAATGATGAAAAG GCTTACCTGCAGCAAGCCCAAGACCTGGTCATTCTAGAGAGCATTATACTGCAGACCCTGG GGTTTGAGATCACTATTGATCACCCCCATACACATGTGGTGAAGTGCACACAGCTTGTGCGAG CCAGCAAGGATTTGGCACAAACTTCCTACTTCATGGCGACCAACAG CCTGCACCTGACCACCTTCAGCCTGCAGTACACCCCTCCCGTTGTGGCCTGCGTCTGTATCCACCTGGCTTGTAAGTGGTCCAACTGGGAGATCCCAGTCTCCACGGACGGGAAGCACTGGTGGGAATACGTTGATGGCACTGTAACTCTGGAGCTCTTAGACG AGCTGACTCATGAATTCCTGCAGATTCTTGAGAAGACTCCCAACCGGCTCAAACGCATCCGCAACTGGCGG GCCTCCCAAGCAGCCAAGAAATCCAAAGCGGACGATCAAGGAGATGAGGAGTGCCTCTCGGAGCAAACTATTCTCAGCATGATCTCCAGGAACAATTCTGACATGAACATCGCAGGCTTAATGAGTATGTCAACTTCCTCTACTGCAGGAGCCGGGCCTCCCCTCTCATCTGCGGAGGACTCTCCTAGTGATCTGAGCAGTACTGATATGTTGCCGTCAGAGCACTGGTTGTCCCACCATCCTCCacacaagctggaggctggccaGGTTCATAGGACTAACGAAAGCTCAGCAGCCACTGATCatcctctgcagcaggatggcgCGACTTACCAGAAGCAGAGCAAGAGCGCACCCTCTGCAAAGGTGTCGTTGAAGGAATACCGCGCCAAGCACGCTGAAGAGCTGGCCGCGCAGAAGAGGCAGCTGGAGAACATGGAGGCCAATGTGCGGTCTCAGTATGCCTATGCCGCACAGAATCTCCTGGTccagcagcagagggagagggaagtcCAGCAGGAAAACAACCCTTCCCCAGTCATCCTGAAGATCCCCACCGGCAGCTCTGAAAGCACAGAGCGGCCTCCTTCGGAAAAGGGCGACAAGGCCTCTGCTCTGAAGCTGAGGATCCCTgcggcaggcgggggaggggacagaccaCTCTCCTCCAAACCAGAGGAGATCAAAATGCGTATCAAGGTGCCGACTGCCTCGGATCGACACAGCTCCTCAGACGAGAGCAGCGGGAAGAGCCGGGAGCACAAGGAGAAACACAAGGCTCACTTGTCCAACCACCACCATCACAATCATCACTCACACAAACACTTGCATGtgcagcctgcagctggggccagtggtgctgggggcaAGCGACTAGGAGACTCTAAAcacagcagccagcagagcacTTTGGCCCATAAAAGCTTCAGCTTGTCTGGGGCCTCTCGGAAGAGGCCTCTCCTGGAAGAGGCGTCAGCTGCTACACATGAGCACCAGCCAAAAATCAGTAAAAGCTCCAAAGTGGCTGGCATGCAGTTCTCCTTCGCCCACCTCCCCGGGTcagcccagcttcctgggcaCAGCTTGGATGCAGGCGGCCTCCCATTCCCCCAGGCCAGCAAAGCCAGGGGGACCCATGGGAAATCGGACAAAGGCCCCACAGGGGCCAATGGGCACAACACAAACCAGGCCATTGACTACCAGGATACAGTCAACATGCTTCACTCGCTGCTGAGTGCCCAGGGCATGCAACCCACCCAGCCCCCGGCTTTCGACTTCGCCCACTCGTATGGCGAGTACTTGAATCCAAGGGCCCCTGGGAGCTCCAGAGTGGCCAACACGGACAAGCCCCGACCGCCTCCACTGCCctcagaaccccctcccccactccctcccttgCCCAAGTAA
- the CCNT1 gene encoding cyclin-T1 isoform X3 — MATNSLHLTTFSLQYTPPVVACVCIHLACKWSNWEIPVSTDGKHWWEYVDGTVTLELLDELTHEFLQILEKTPNRLKRIRNWRASQAAKKSKADDQGDEECLSEQTILSMISRNNSDMNIAGLMSMSTSSTAGAGPPLSSAEDSPSDLSSTDMLPSEHWLSHHPPHKLEAGQVHRTNESSAATDHPLQQDGATYQKQSKSAPSAKVSLKEYRAKHAEELAAQKRQLENMEANVRSQYAYAAQNLLVQQQREREVQQENNPSPVILKIPTGSSESTERPPSEKGDKASALKLRIPAAGGGGDRPLSSKPEEIKMRIKVPTASDRHSSSDESSGKSREHKEKHKAHLSNHHHHNHHSHKHLHVQPAAGASGAGGKRLGDSKHSSQQSTLAHKSFSLSGASRKRPLLEEASAATHEHQPKISKSSKVAGMQFSFAHLPGSAQLPGHSLDAGGLPFPQASKARGTHGKSDKGPTGANGHNTNQAIDYQDTVNMLHSLLSAQGMQPTQPPAFDFAHSYGEYLNPRAPGSSRVANTDKPRPPPLPSEPPPPLPPLPK; from the exons ATGGCGACCAACAG CCTGCACCTGACCACCTTCAGCCTGCAGTACACCCCTCCCGTTGTGGCCTGCGTCTGTATCCACCTGGCTTGTAAGTGGTCCAACTGGGAGATCCCAGTCTCCACGGACGGGAAGCACTGGTGGGAATACGTTGATGGCACTGTAACTCTGGAGCTCTTAGACG AGCTGACTCATGAATTCCTGCAGATTCTTGAGAAGACTCCCAACCGGCTCAAACGCATCCGCAACTGGCGG GCCTCCCAAGCAGCCAAGAAATCCAAAGCGGACGATCAAGGAGATGAGGAGTGCCTCTCGGAGCAAACTATTCTCAGCATGATCTCCAGGAACAATTCTGACATGAACATCGCAGGCTTAATGAGTATGTCAACTTCCTCTACTGCAGGAGCCGGGCCTCCCCTCTCATCTGCGGAGGACTCTCCTAGTGATCTGAGCAGTACTGATATGTTGCCGTCAGAGCACTGGTTGTCCCACCATCCTCCacacaagctggaggctggccaGGTTCATAGGACTAACGAAAGCTCAGCAGCCACTGATCatcctctgcagcaggatggcgCGACTTACCAGAAGCAGAGCAAGAGCGCACCCTCTGCAAAGGTGTCGTTGAAGGAATACCGCGCCAAGCACGCTGAAGAGCTGGCCGCGCAGAAGAGGCAGCTGGAGAACATGGAGGCCAATGTGCGGTCTCAGTATGCCTATGCCGCACAGAATCTCCTGGTccagcagcagagggagagggaagtcCAGCAGGAAAACAACCCTTCCCCAGTCATCCTGAAGATCCCCACCGGCAGCTCTGAAAGCACAGAGCGGCCTCCTTCGGAAAAGGGCGACAAGGCCTCTGCTCTGAAGCTGAGGATCCCTgcggcaggcgggggaggggacagaccaCTCTCCTCCAAACCAGAGGAGATCAAAATGCGTATCAAGGTGCCGACTGCCTCGGATCGACACAGCTCCTCAGACGAGAGCAGCGGGAAGAGCCGGGAGCACAAGGAGAAACACAAGGCTCACTTGTCCAACCACCACCATCACAATCATCACTCACACAAACACTTGCATGtgcagcctgcagctggggccagtggtgctgggggcaAGCGACTAGGAGACTCTAAAcacagcagccagcagagcacTTTGGCCCATAAAAGCTTCAGCTTGTCTGGGGCCTCTCGGAAGAGGCCTCTCCTGGAAGAGGCGTCAGCTGCTACACATGAGCACCAGCCAAAAATCAGTAAAAGCTCCAAAGTGGCTGGCATGCAGTTCTCCTTCGCCCACCTCCCCGGGTcagcccagcttcctgggcaCAGCTTGGATGCAGGCGGCCTCCCATTCCCCCAGGCCAGCAAAGCCAGGGGGACCCATGGGAAATCGGACAAAGGCCCCACAGGGGCCAATGGGCACAACACAAACCAGGCCATTGACTACCAGGATACAGTCAACATGCTTCACTCGCTGCTGAGTGCCCAGGGCATGCAACCCACCCAGCCCCCGGCTTTCGACTTCGCCCACTCGTATGGCGAGTACTTGAATCCAAGGGCCCCTGGGAGCTCCAGAGTGGCCAACACGGACAAGCCCCGACCGCCTCCACTGCCctcagaaccccctcccccactccctcccttgCCCAAGTAA
- the CCNT1 gene encoding cyclin-T1 isoform X4, whose product MISRNNSDMNIAGLMSMSTSSTAGAGPPLSSAEDSPSDLSSTDMLPSEHWLSHHPPHKLEAGQVHRTNESSAATDHPLQQDGATYQKQSKSAPSAKVSLKEYRAKHAEELAAQKRQLENMEANVRSQYAYAAQNLLVQQQREREVQQENNPSPVILKIPTGSSESTERPPSEKGDKASALKLRIPAAGGGGDRPLSSKPEEIKMRIKVPTASDRHSSSDESSGKSREHKEKHKAHLSNHHHHNHHSHKHLHVQPAAGASGAGGKRLGDSKHSSQQSTLAHKSFSLSGASRKRPLLEEASAATHEHQPKISKSSKVAGMQFSFAHLPGSAQLPGHSLDAGGLPFPQASKARGTHGKSDKGPTGANGHNTNQAIDYQDTVNMLHSLLSAQGMQPTQPPAFDFAHSYGEYLNPRAPGSSRVANTDKPRPPPLPSEPPPPLPPLPK is encoded by the coding sequence ATGATCTCCAGGAACAATTCTGACATGAACATCGCAGGCTTAATGAGTATGTCAACTTCCTCTACTGCAGGAGCCGGGCCTCCCCTCTCATCTGCGGAGGACTCTCCTAGTGATCTGAGCAGTACTGATATGTTGCCGTCAGAGCACTGGTTGTCCCACCATCCTCCacacaagctggaggctggccaGGTTCATAGGACTAACGAAAGCTCAGCAGCCACTGATCatcctctgcagcaggatggcgCGACTTACCAGAAGCAGAGCAAGAGCGCACCCTCTGCAAAGGTGTCGTTGAAGGAATACCGCGCCAAGCACGCTGAAGAGCTGGCCGCGCAGAAGAGGCAGCTGGAGAACATGGAGGCCAATGTGCGGTCTCAGTATGCCTATGCCGCACAGAATCTCCTGGTccagcagcagagggagagggaagtcCAGCAGGAAAACAACCCTTCCCCAGTCATCCTGAAGATCCCCACCGGCAGCTCTGAAAGCACAGAGCGGCCTCCTTCGGAAAAGGGCGACAAGGCCTCTGCTCTGAAGCTGAGGATCCCTgcggcaggcgggggaggggacagaccaCTCTCCTCCAAACCAGAGGAGATCAAAATGCGTATCAAGGTGCCGACTGCCTCGGATCGACACAGCTCCTCAGACGAGAGCAGCGGGAAGAGCCGGGAGCACAAGGAGAAACACAAGGCTCACTTGTCCAACCACCACCATCACAATCATCACTCACACAAACACTTGCATGtgcagcctgcagctggggccagtggtgctgggggcaAGCGACTAGGAGACTCTAAAcacagcagccagcagagcacTTTGGCCCATAAAAGCTTCAGCTTGTCTGGGGCCTCTCGGAAGAGGCCTCTCCTGGAAGAGGCGTCAGCTGCTACACATGAGCACCAGCCAAAAATCAGTAAAAGCTCCAAAGTGGCTGGCATGCAGTTCTCCTTCGCCCACCTCCCCGGGTcagcccagcttcctgggcaCAGCTTGGATGCAGGCGGCCTCCCATTCCCCCAGGCCAGCAAAGCCAGGGGGACCCATGGGAAATCGGACAAAGGCCCCACAGGGGCCAATGGGCACAACACAAACCAGGCCATTGACTACCAGGATACAGTCAACATGCTTCACTCGCTGCTGAGTGCCCAGGGCATGCAACCCACCCAGCCCCCGGCTTTCGACTTCGCCCACTCGTATGGCGAGTACTTGAATCCAAGGGCCCCTGGGAGCTCCAGAGTGGCCAACACGGACAAGCCCCGACCGCCTCCACTGCCctcagaaccccctcccccactccctcccttgCCCAAGTAA